A window from Mycolicibacterium tokaiense encodes these proteins:
- a CDS encoding TetR/AcrR family transcriptional regulator — protein MPKPRNAPRQQRSRATYERVLDVAAKTFEELGYSGTTTNKVAEAAGISIGTLYHYFPDKDALLYSLAERHLAGARTSMMEAFERLRDERPSLEDSLRAGIEANVRLHIEHPQLHRLLYDSAPRAEALLQRLRAANATIAEEVARHFERLDVARGNRQLVAAMLVAGIEAQVHAATLDSGAPVDPERLVDLLTNLWTKALATDQEPDSDSASR, from the coding sequence ATGCCGAAACCACGCAACGCTCCCCGACAGCAACGGTCCCGCGCGACCTATGAGCGCGTCCTGGATGTCGCGGCCAAGACATTCGAGGAACTGGGCTACAGCGGAACCACCACCAACAAGGTTGCCGAGGCCGCCGGGATCTCGATCGGCACCCTGTACCACTATTTCCCCGACAAGGACGCGCTGCTGTACTCCCTGGCCGAGCGCCACCTGGCAGGCGCCAGGACCTCGATGATGGAGGCGTTCGAGCGCTTGCGCGACGAGCGTCCGTCCCTGGAAGATTCACTGCGCGCCGGCATCGAAGCCAACGTCCGACTGCACATCGAACATCCGCAGCTCCACCGACTGCTGTACGACAGCGCGCCGCGCGCCGAGGCGCTGCTGCAGCGCCTGCGCGCCGCCAACGCCACGATCGCCGAGGAGGTGGCGCGGCACTTCGAACGGCTGGACGTCGCCCGCGGCAACCGCCAGCTGGTAGCCGCCATGCTGGTGGCCGGGATCGAGGCGCAGGTCCATGCGGCCACGCTCGATTCCGGCGCGCCCGTCGATCCCGAGCGGTTGGTCGACCTGTTGACCAACCTGTGGACCAAAGCGCTGGCCACCGATCAGGAACCGGACTCCGACTCCGCCAGCCGCTGA
- a CDS encoding guanylate cyclase, with protein MSLNEALEVTRTGDIWLFRGGSGPDRAIQTMTNAPVNHVGMTVAIDDLPPLIWHAELGDKLLDLWTGTNHRGVQLNDLRAAVEQWMVKYEQRCWLRQLTPHATRAQEDAMLKVIARMNGTAFPTTARLTGRWMRGRLPTVSDWTRGIPFVHKKVRESAERSKATRRDRLETAYCAETVAITYEEMGLINTEKRENFFDPGSFWSGDELTLTPGYELSKEISVLRP; from the coding sequence GTGTCCCTGAACGAGGCACTCGAAGTCACCCGCACCGGCGACATCTGGCTGTTCCGCGGCGGCTCCGGGCCCGACCGGGCGATCCAGACCATGACCAACGCTCCGGTGAACCACGTGGGGATGACCGTAGCCATCGACGATCTGCCGCCGTTGATCTGGCACGCGGAGTTGGGCGACAAGTTGCTGGATCTGTGGACAGGGACCAACCACCGCGGTGTGCAACTCAACGATCTGCGCGCCGCGGTGGAGCAGTGGATGGTCAAGTACGAGCAGCGCTGCTGGCTGCGTCAACTCACGCCGCATGCCACGCGCGCGCAGGAAGATGCCATGCTCAAGGTGATCGCGCGGATGAACGGCACCGCCTTCCCCACCACCGCACGCCTGACCGGACGCTGGATGCGCGGCAGGCTGCCCACAGTGAGCGACTGGACTCGCGGAATTCCGTTTGTTCACAAGAAGGTTCGTGAATCCGCCGAACGCAGCAAGGCCACCCGCCGCGACCGCCTGGAAACTGCCTACTGCGCTGAGACTGTGGCCATCACCTACGAGGAGATGGGCCTGATCAACACCGAGAAGCGGGAGAACTTCTTCGACCCCGGTTCGTTCTGGAGCGGTGACGAGCTTACCTTGACGCCGGGTTACGAACTGAGCAAGGAGATCTCGGTTCTGCGGCCTTGA
- a CDS encoding DMT family transporter: MTAEAGSSRLGLLYISTAGVLWGTGGLVATVLHTRDGLGAMTTSAWRMLLAAAAILAFLLIIRRWRTLIATFRAHPVRTVAVGTGTATYQGLYFLSVLMVGVSVSTVIALGLAPVLTAAWEHAVRRTVPSLRDVLVLAAALTGLVVVSVGADHVAPTAGGNTALGIGLAILSGATYAATTVLGHHLAVRVDAVALNACATTAGAVVLAPFLVFAVASGAPVLPGDGVSWALLMYLGVATMAVAYGLLYLGLRTTPGSAATVATLIEPVSAALLAAAVLGERLTWLTVVGGLLILSAVVALRPSPEEPTAGL; the protein is encoded by the coding sequence GTGACAGCGGAGGCCGGCAGCAGTCGACTGGGCCTGCTCTACATCAGCACGGCCGGGGTGCTTTGGGGCACCGGGGGTCTGGTGGCCACCGTGCTGCACACCCGCGACGGGCTGGGCGCGATGACCACCAGCGCCTGGCGGATGCTCCTGGCCGCGGCGGCGATACTGGCGTTCCTGTTGATCATCCGGCGGTGGCGCACCCTGATCGCGACCTTCCGCGCCCATCCTGTGCGCACGGTCGCGGTGGGCACAGGAACAGCGACCTACCAGGGGCTGTACTTCCTCTCGGTGCTGATGGTCGGCGTCAGTGTGTCCACGGTGATCGCGCTGGGGCTCGCGCCGGTGCTCACCGCGGCGTGGGAGCACGCGGTGCGCCGGACCGTGCCCTCGCTGCGCGATGTGCTGGTGTTGGCCGCGGCGCTCACCGGGCTGGTGGTGGTTAGCGTCGGCGCCGACCACGTCGCCCCGACGGCCGGGGGCAACACCGCGCTGGGAATCGGGCTGGCCATACTCTCCGGCGCGACATACGCGGCCACCACCGTCCTGGGGCATCACCTGGCGGTGCGGGTGGATGCGGTGGCGCTCAACGCCTGTGCCACCACTGCCGGAGCGGTGGTGCTGGCACCGTTCCTGGTGTTCGCCGTCGCGAGCGGGGCCCCCGTACTGCCCGGCGACGGGGTGTCCTGGGCACTGCTGATGTACCTCGGGGTCGCCACCATGGCCGTCGCGTACGGGCTGTTGTACCTGGGGCTGCGAACCACGCCCGGGTCGGCCGCAACGGTGGCGACCCTGATCGAGCCGGTCTCGGCGGCACTGCTGGCGGCTGCCGTGCTGGGCGAGCGGCTCACCTGGCTCACGGTGGTCGGCGGGCTGCTCATCCTGTCGGCGGTGGTGGCTCTGCGGCCGTCGCCGGAGGAGCCGACAGCTGGTCTCTGA
- a CDS encoding ester cyclase, giving the protein MSEPQQLSAVYRDYLACLNSRRWDDLGRFVADDVRYNGEPVGLAGYRAMLEADVDNIPDLQFVPEILLADGDAVSCRLVFCCTPRRRIFGAEPTGAQVSFAEHVFYRMVDAKIVDVRSLIDTQAVRDQLSAPPATAAEPPPPTG; this is encoded by the coding sequence ATGTCTGAACCGCAGCAGTTGTCGGCCGTCTACCGTGACTACCTCGCGTGTCTGAATTCGCGGCGCTGGGACGATCTCGGCAGGTTCGTTGCCGACGACGTGCGGTACAACGGCGAGCCAGTGGGGCTGGCCGGGTACCGGGCGATGCTGGAAGCCGACGTCGACAACATCCCCGATCTGCAGTTCGTGCCCGAGATCCTGCTCGCCGATGGTGATGCGGTGTCCTGCCGTCTGGTCTTCTGCTGCACCCCGCGTCGCCGCATCTTCGGCGCCGAGCCGACGGGTGCGCAGGTGTCTTTCGCCGAGCACGTCTTCTACCGGATGGTGGACGCCAAGATCGTGGACGTGCGTTCTCTGATCGACACCCAGGCCGTCAGAGACCAGCTGTCGGCTCCTCCGGCGACGGCCGCAGAGCCACCACCGCCGACAGGATGA
- a CDS encoding dihydrofolate reductase family protein, translating into MGRLIYGMSISVDGYIADADGNIDWSDPSEELHQYWNDFERETALSFYGRRLYELMSAYWPTAAQDPDATAMIRDFADVWCAMPKVVFSSTLQSVGWNSRLERGDPVAAVRTLKAETDGQLEVAGATLAAPLVRAGLVDEYRIVVSPTAVGGGTPFFPSLPSWIPLRLLENRTFPGGTVLLRYEAQRTQP; encoded by the coding sequence ATGGGCAGACTCATCTACGGCATGAGCATCTCGGTGGATGGCTACATCGCCGACGCAGACGGCAACATCGACTGGTCCGATCCCAGCGAGGAACTACACCAGTACTGGAACGACTTCGAGCGGGAGACGGCCCTGTCATTCTACGGGCGGCGGCTCTACGAGCTGATGTCCGCGTACTGGCCGACGGCCGCCCAGGACCCGGACGCGACGGCGATGATCCGCGACTTCGCCGACGTGTGGTGCGCCATGCCCAAGGTGGTGTTCTCCAGCACGCTGCAGTCGGTCGGCTGGAACTCCCGGCTGGAGCGCGGCGACCCGGTGGCCGCGGTGCGCACGCTCAAGGCCGAGACCGACGGGCAGCTGGAGGTGGCCGGCGCGACGCTGGCGGCGCCGCTCGTGCGTGCCGGGTTGGTGGACGAGTACCGGATCGTGGTCTCACCCACTGCGGTGGGTGGGGGCACCCCGTTCTTTCCGAGCCTGCCGTCCTGGATCCCGTTGCGCCTCCTGGAGAATCGCACCTTCCCGGGCGGAACCGTGCTGCTGCGCTACGAGGCACAGCGGACACAGCCATGA
- a CDS encoding VOC family protein, which produces MTDVPAPIATTRIISVSIPVSDQERAKQYYCDLLGFDLLIDEQLWPGARLIEVGLPGSEVVLSLLDRDGEIPIGVRMAVPDADAAHRVIKAHDPSVRDEVLRLDFAPPMFEFTDPDGNVLVYLQEV; this is translated from the coding sequence ATGACTGACGTCCCAGCCCCCATCGCCACCACGCGGATCATCTCGGTGTCGATCCCGGTGTCGGACCAGGAGCGCGCAAAGCAGTACTACTGCGATCTGCTCGGGTTCGACCTGTTGATCGACGAGCAGCTGTGGCCAGGTGCGCGCCTGATCGAGGTCGGGCTTCCAGGGTCTGAGGTGGTGCTGTCGCTGCTGGACAGGGACGGCGAGATCCCGATCGGCGTCCGCATGGCGGTGCCCGACGCCGATGCCGCCCATCGGGTCATCAAGGCCCATGATCCCTCGGTTCGCGATGAGGTGCTACGGCTGGACTTCGCTCCGCCGATGTTCGAGTTCACCGATCCCGATGGCAATGTGCTCGTCTACCTGCAGGAGGTCTGA
- a CDS encoding DUF1801 domain-containing protein — MSGDWRIDRVGELRALIKQAEPDVIEESKWRKPSNPDGVPTFSLDGLICTVETYKDKVKMTFAKGASLNDPNHLFNASLDAGVRRAIDLHENDHLDADAFTALIHEAVRANRT; from the coding sequence GTGAGTGGGGATTGGCGCATCGATCGGGTTGGCGAACTACGCGCGCTGATCAAACAAGCCGAACCCGATGTCATCGAGGAGTCCAAGTGGCGCAAGCCGTCCAACCCAGACGGTGTGCCGACGTTTTCCCTGGACGGCCTGATCTGCACCGTGGAGACGTACAAGGACAAGGTCAAGATGACCTTCGCCAAAGGGGCGTCCCTGAACGACCCGAACCATCTGTTCAACGCGAGTCTCGACGCGGGTGTCCGGCGGGCCATCGATCTGCACGAAAACGACCACCTGGACGCTGACGCCTTCACCGCGTTGATACACGAGGCAGTGAGAGCCAACCGCACCTAA
- a CDS encoding putative quinol monooxygenase translates to MTQPSGQPITIVIRFDVPSENQAELVELMSSSLADVLSRRPGYLDGAILPSDDGTHVLNVTTWRGHDDLAAARQDDAAKKIASRMAALGAEPHPAVYSTKLTFRAAPSS, encoded by the coding sequence ATGACCCAACCCAGCGGCCAACCGATCACCATCGTCATCCGCTTCGACGTGCCCAGCGAAAACCAGGCAGAGCTGGTCGAGCTGATGAGTTCCAGCCTGGCTGACGTACTGAGCCGCCGCCCGGGCTACCTCGACGGCGCAATTTTGCCGAGCGACGACGGAACTCACGTTCTGAACGTCACGACGTGGCGCGGGCACGACGACCTTGCGGCGGCGCGCCAGGACGATGCAGCAAAGAAGATCGCCTCCAGGATGGCAGCGTTGGGCGCAGAACCGCACCCTGCGGTGTACTCGACGAAACTGACTTTTCGGGCTGCGCCCTCCTCGTGA
- a CDS encoding recombinase family protein, with amino-acid sequence MSSQSAPAKRRKAFIYLRVSRDMTGERLTVQRHEKDCRALCKQRGWDVAQVFTDNSVSAKGTAYRAQFNAMLAAIRQGGVDVVVAWALDRFMRNARDRLALVEACREHGVMIALARGGDMDPTTATGRMTIDVIGAAAQMEIDMKSERQIAAAVQRAENGKPPLGVRLTGYTARGELVPDEAELVRRVFKLFHAGESLRGIARTLTDEGLTARSGKPWNPSTVYGLLSNPRYAGRSTYRRHEASRAARQARSRGQAVDALAVTHGTWEALVTDDVFDAVQARLTDPRRVTNRVGTDRKHLGSGLFLCDECGQPVVSFSGGRYRCKAACVNRAHGPLDLARVRQIMADPEDGQQAPPARGVDEFVTALVAERLSRADAAHLLAPPEVDTAPLRAERDNLRARLTNFERDYAAGDITGRQLREATEKVNAELDAVDARLRSMTPGGSGLDDVLAAPDPAEAFLGASLMSRRSVISALCEVRLRRGTRGSKTLDPNTIRVEWRS; translated from the coding sequence GTGAGCAGCCAATCCGCCCCGGCCAAGCGCCGGAAAGCCTTCATCTACCTGCGGGTTTCCCGCGACATGACGGGCGAACGCCTTACCGTTCAGCGCCATGAGAAGGACTGCCGGGCGCTGTGCAAGCAGCGCGGCTGGGATGTCGCCCAGGTGTTCACCGATAACTCGGTGTCGGCCAAAGGCACCGCCTACCGAGCACAGTTCAACGCCATGCTCGCCGCTATACGGCAGGGCGGCGTCGATGTAGTGGTGGCGTGGGCGCTAGACCGCTTCATGCGCAACGCCCGCGACCGGCTGGCGTTGGTGGAGGCCTGCCGCGAGCACGGGGTGATGATTGCCCTGGCGCGGGGCGGCGACATGGACCCGACCACCGCCACGGGGCGCATGACCATCGACGTGATCGGTGCGGCGGCTCAGATGGAAATCGACATGAAATCTGAGCGCCAGATAGCGGCAGCCGTGCAGCGCGCCGAGAACGGCAAGCCGCCGCTGGGCGTGCGGTTGACCGGCTACACCGCCCGGGGTGAGCTGGTGCCCGATGAGGCCGAGCTGGTTCGCCGGGTGTTCAAGCTGTTTCACGCCGGGGAGTCGCTGCGCGGCATCGCCCGCACCCTGACCGATGAAGGTCTCACCGCCCGCAGCGGGAAGCCGTGGAATCCGTCCACCGTCTATGGCCTGTTGTCGAACCCGCGCTATGCGGGCCGGTCGACATACCGCCGCCACGAGGCGTCCAGGGCCGCCCGCCAGGCCCGTTCGCGCGGCCAGGCCGTGGATGCGCTGGCGGTCACTCATGGCACCTGGGAGGCGCTGGTCACCGACGATGTGTTCGATGCCGTGCAGGCTCGCCTGACTGACCCCCGGCGGGTCACCAATCGCGTAGGCACCGACCGCAAGCACCTGGGCTCGGGCTTGTTCCTGTGCGATGAGTGCGGCCAGCCGGTGGTGAGTTTCAGCGGTGGGCGGTATCGGTGCAAGGCGGCGTGTGTCAACCGCGCCCACGGACCCCTGGACCTCGCCCGCGTGCGGCAGATCATGGCGGACCCCGAAGACGGCCAGCAGGCGCCCCCGGCGCGCGGCGTGGACGAGTTCGTGACCGCGTTGGTGGCTGAGCGGCTGAGCCGCGCTGACGCCGCACACCTGTTGGCCCCGCCTGAGGTCGACACCGCTCCCCTGCGCGCCGAGCGTGACAACCTGCGGGCGCGGCTGACCAACTTCGAGCGCGACTACGCCGCCGGGGACATCACCGGGCGGCAGCTGCGGGAGGCCACCGAGAAGGTCAATGCCGAGTTGGACGCGGTGGACGCCCGACTTCGGTCAATGACGCCCGGCGGGTCGGGGCTGGATGACGTACTGGCCGCGCCCGACCCCGCCGAGGCGTTCCTGGGGGCGTCGCTGATGTCGCGGCGCAGCGTGATCTCCGCGCTGTGTGAGGTCAGGTTGCGCCGGGGCACGCGCGGATCAAAGACTCTTGACCCCAACACGATTCGCGTCGAGTGGCGGTCGTAG
- a CDS encoding helix-turn-helix domain-containing protein, protein MPAAPLATIATGGLFTTEEIARNLRRSTQTIRRWVVEGMPVHRVNRRLHFDPAEVDAWIRARNDENPANDHRTAIKRLVDAAPELTAEQAERIRAVLTGGAA, encoded by the coding sequence GTGCCCGCTGCACCCCTTGCCACCATTGCGACCGGCGGCCTTTTCACCACCGAAGAGATCGCCCGCAATCTGAGGCGTTCGACCCAGACCATCCGCCGATGGGTGGTCGAGGGAATGCCCGTCCATAGGGTCAACCGCCGATTGCATTTCGACCCCGCCGAGGTTGACGCGTGGATCCGCGCCCGCAACGACGAGAACCCGGCCAACGATCACCGCACCGCCATCAAGCGTTTGGTCGACGCCGCGCCGGAGCTGACTGCTGAGCAGGCCGAGCGCATCCGCGCCGTGCTGACGGGCGGTGCCGCGTGA
- a CDS encoding helix-turn-helix transcriptional regulator, with amino-acid sequence MTNTVTDSDRFIGLREAGERVGLSPWSIQRRIREGLLPAYRTSPTSALRVKVSDVDALLTPVRPGDA; translated from the coding sequence ATGACGAACACCGTCACCGACAGCGACCGATTCATCGGTCTACGTGAGGCTGGGGAACGGGTCGGCCTGTCGCCGTGGTCGATTCAGCGCCGAATTCGTGAGGGTCTGTTGCCCGCCTACCGAACCAGCCCTACCTCGGCGCTGCGCGTCAAGGTCAGCGATGTGGACGCGCTGCTCACGCCAGTCCGCCCCGGCGATGCGTGA
- a CDS encoding AAA family ATPase, whose protein sequence is MNNTANPGDEARSKVNGDNVHELFADVADPDADGHAKSPYAQRPVKLAEDAQFGSPQAATTVGGLYAAEHGKARGTLTDGGYKAVAALRSVSVVDAKSLGLIDHTPSEADVARWYHEGGYGQWEPTEASVLRAGMKTAMKGLDATRKVALTTVDALAGNGVPWAVRAAARAAADNLDSGVKAKTYSFTLTELYNDYDAATEDLIGLPPMTTETRLASLRLLRTWFKAEDARALSEGRELEAARAIGEVPEWEWFKPNNRANDRAPHLVAGLLKGGEASSALLVAQRKAGKSTACDEIAHALATGGRAFGQLATALPDGWRVVVLDTEMADEDIIDTYARCGPLINAGRVLYADLIGRAALLDVRTEKALAYWDDKIPEHSVIIIDCLGPLLSAAGISENSSDVAMILDGLVTLAKRRRSVLVVVHHLGKDETQGARGHSSMEGKFGAVLKLTYHGDEPGDNQPRFLSAYGRRGIGLGGRRKITRDADGHLVMDGDATATAGAAHAEQRQLDESIFELINMYPLLSVTGLAETQAAKTSKWSGEAIRSALDRLASAGRAVNLGNGGGHMWVPQWLRDPTADHDRHMHTAETANSIAVEGSTAHEAAVRVCVEAVCALVKRDPTQAGLPETKMLTAVRKPGYPPRKVHIVAWTRWKAACDAASAGQLSPVVITDPDQVLSLPTPEWSKGQGVYRLGVGPSDK, encoded by the coding sequence GTGAATAATACCGCCAACCCCGGCGACGAAGCCCGCTCGAAGGTGAACGGCGACAACGTGCATGAGCTGTTCGCCGACGTGGCCGACCCCGATGCGGACGGCCACGCCAAGAGCCCGTATGCGCAGCGCCCGGTCAAGCTGGCCGAGGACGCTCAGTTCGGCTCGCCTCAGGCCGCGACCACCGTGGGCGGGCTTTACGCCGCCGAGCACGGCAAGGCCCGAGGCACGCTGACCGACGGCGGGTACAAGGCGGTGGCGGCGTTGAGGTCGGTATCCGTGGTCGACGCCAAGAGCCTTGGCCTGATTGACCACACGCCCTCGGAGGCCGATGTGGCGCGGTGGTACCACGAGGGCGGTTACGGGCAGTGGGAGCCGACCGAGGCCAGCGTGCTGCGCGCCGGGATGAAGACTGCGATGAAGGGCCTGGACGCCACACGCAAGGTCGCGCTGACGACGGTTGACGCCTTGGCCGGCAACGGTGTTCCGTGGGCGGTGAGGGCCGCCGCCCGCGCCGCCGCAGACAACCTCGACTCGGGGGTCAAGGCCAAGACGTATTCGTTCACCCTGACCGAGCTGTACAACGACTACGACGCCGCCACCGAGGATCTGATCGGCCTGCCGCCGATGACGACCGAGACCCGGTTGGCGTCGTTGCGGTTGCTCAGGACGTGGTTCAAGGCTGAGGATGCCCGTGCGCTGTCTGAGGGGCGCGAATTGGAGGCAGCACGGGCGATAGGTGAAGTGCCCGAGTGGGAGTGGTTCAAGCCGAACAACCGCGCCAACGACCGCGCCCCGCACCTGGTGGCGGGTCTACTCAAGGGGGGTGAGGCCTCGTCGGCGCTGCTGGTAGCCCAGCGCAAGGCCGGGAAGTCGACCGCGTGCGATGAGATTGCACATGCGCTGGCAACCGGCGGGCGGGCGTTCGGTCAGCTGGCCACCGCTTTGCCCGATGGGTGGCGGGTGGTCGTGCTGGACACCGAGATGGCCGACGAGGACATCATCGACACCTATGCGCGGTGTGGACCGTTGATCAACGCGGGCCGGGTGCTGTACGCCGACCTGATCGGGCGCGCCGCGTTGCTCGACGTGCGCACCGAGAAGGCCCTGGCCTACTGGGATGACAAAATCCCCGAGCATTCGGTCATCATCATCGACTGCCTCGGGCCGCTGCTCTCGGCAGCGGGCATCAGCGAGAATAGCTCCGACGTTGCGATGATCCTTGACGGACTGGTCACGCTGGCCAAGCGCCGCCGCTCGGTGCTGGTGGTGGTGCACCACCTCGGCAAGGACGAGACTCAGGGCGCACGAGGCCATTCCAGCATGGAGGGCAAGTTTGGCGCGGTGCTCAAGCTGACCTACCACGGCGACGAGCCCGGCGATAATCAGCCCCGGTTCCTCAGCGCGTACGGGCGGCGCGGAATCGGCCTGGGCGGACGGCGCAAGATCACCCGAGACGCCGATGGTCACCTGGTGATGGACGGTGACGCCACGGCCACCGCCGGTGCCGCGCATGCCGAACAGCGGCAGCTCGATGAGTCGATCTTCGAGCTGATCAACATGTACCCGCTGCTGTCGGTGACCGGGCTGGCCGAGACGCAGGCCGCCAAGACAAGCAAGTGGAGCGGCGAGGCGATTCGCTCGGCGCTGGACCGGCTGGCGTCGGCGGGGCGGGCCGTCAACCTCGGTAACGGCGGCGGGCATATGTGGGTGCCTCAGTGGCTGCGTGACCCGACCGCCGACCACGACCGTCACATGCACACCGCCGAGACCGCGAACAGCATCGCAGTGGAGGGCTCCACCGCGCACGAGGCGGCGGTGCGGGTGTGCGTTGAGGCGGTGTGCGCCTTGGTGAAGCGTGACCCCACGCAGGCGGGCCTGCCGGAGACCAAGATGCTGACGGCGGTGCGGAAACCGGGCTACCCGCCGCGCAAGGTGCATATCGTCGCGTGGACCCGGTGGAAGGCCGCATGCGACGCCGCCAGCGCGGGTCAGCTGAGCCCCGTGGTGATCACCGACCCCGATCAGGTGCTGAGCCTGCCGACTCCCGAGTGGAGCAAGGGCCAGGGCGTGTACCGGCTCGGTGTCGGCCCGAGTGACAAGTAG
- a CDS encoding flagellar hook-length control protein, which translates to MTPTLITTASDVVTAAMGIAKDAAEGRLGPTDLEAELQVELRNLLGVVVGPDDPAWPVQLDVARAVIAAGGIPTDELSEWVAVQRRRERPDEVDPAQTPPEPVSAPSGSHSPEADAAEAITETPAEPEVVAGLTLVPDPKPAPVAAPPVQADGGSYDPLRGWQPGGTRRR; encoded by the coding sequence ATGACCCCCACCCTGATCACTACCGCCAGCGATGTTGTGACGGCGGCGATGGGCATCGCCAAGGACGCCGCCGAGGGCCGCCTCGGTCCAACTGATCTGGAGGCTGAACTCCAGGTCGAACTGCGAAACCTCCTCGGCGTCGTCGTCGGCCCCGACGACCCGGCCTGGCCGGTCCAGCTCGACGTCGCACGTGCTGTCATCGCGGCGGGCGGCATCCCCACCGACGAACTCAGCGAGTGGGTGGCCGTGCAGCGCCGCCGTGAGCGCCCCGACGAGGTTGATCCCGCCCAGACCCCGCCCGAGCCGGTTTCGGCGCCCAGCGGGTCACACAGCCCCGAAGCCGATGCCGCCGAGGCCATCACCGAGACCCCCGCCGAGCCCGAGGTGGTGGCCGGGCTGACCCTGGTGCCCGATCCCAAGCCCGCGCCCGTGGCCGCGCCGCCTGTCCAGGCTGACGGCGGTTCGTACGATCCGTTGCGAGGTTGGCAGCCCGGCGGAACTCGGCGGCGCTGA
- a CDS encoding recombinase family protein, producing MTAPRRRKPVAPANTVVAYLRVSTDEQAVSGLGIEAQRETIAQYAVRKGLTVIGEHVDAGISAKSLTGRPGALAALEAVRTGQAAGLLVAKMDRLSRSVHDGAGLMDEARHAGWALHFADLDIDTSTPAGEMAANVIISASQYERRLISQRTRDALAAKRARGDRLGRPSKTPPEVTRRIVADRAAGMSMRVIAETLTAEGVPTVRGAAVWSISTVQSVLKSQDAARLAPTGAASA from the coding sequence ATGACCGCGCCCCGCCGCCGCAAACCAGTCGCCCCCGCCAACACCGTGGTTGCGTACCTCAGGGTCAGCACCGACGAACAGGCCGTCTCGGGCCTGGGCATCGAAGCCCAGCGAGAGACCATCGCCCAGTACGCCGTGCGCAAGGGTCTGACCGTGATCGGTGAGCACGTAGACGCCGGTATCAGCGCCAAGTCACTGACAGGTCGGCCCGGCGCTCTCGCCGCCCTGGAGGCCGTCCGCACTGGACAAGCTGCGGGCCTGCTGGTGGCGAAGATGGACCGGCTAAGCCGATCAGTCCACGACGGCGCGGGTCTGATGGACGAGGCGCGACACGCTGGGTGGGCGCTGCACTTCGCCGACCTCGACATAGACACCAGCACCCCCGCTGGCGAGATGGCTGCCAACGTGATCATCTCGGCATCCCAATACGAGCGCCGCCTGATCAGCCAGCGGACCCGTGATGCTCTCGCTGCCAAGCGCGCTCGGGGAGACCGGCTTGGCCGTCCGAGCAAGACACCGCCCGAGGTGACCCGCCGCATCGTGGCGGACCGGGCAGCGGGCATGTCGATGCGCGTCATCGCTGAGACGCTGACCGCCGAGGGCGTGCCGACAGTGCGCGGTGCTGCCGTCTGGTCCATCAGCACGGTCCAGTCGGTGCTCAAGTCTCAGGACGCCGCGCGCCTCGCACCGACCGGAGCGGCGTCGGCGTGA